GACAATAACTGATTGAAAAAGGTAaagattttttcattttaaattgtcatgcatttgcttttaaaacacCAAACTGCACTCACTCATCAAATCCAtctcatttaaataaacaatagCCCCAAATACCTATTCAAAGTTTTAGATTTCAGAATAAGTGACTATATGTGATTTTGTGATTACTGCCTCACCCCAAACCCCAGTTCATATTATCGAATACtctaaatcagtggttctcaaacttggGTCCGGGGCCACCAGGGGAGCCGCGATATGGTGCCAGGAGgtcccagttttatgacattttataaaatacatcaatttatcatgaattctgtgtaattacacctaaaaaaaaataaggctactaaccaacagcaccaCTTTGTATAAtgtgatgttttgtttaattaaaatgtgcactgtacacaaggggggccgcacgctgaaaaggTTTGAGAAGCACTGCTCTACATGCTACATCAAGCTTCTGTGTGTTTTGATGTCTCATTGGTCTGAATATACTCACCTTTTTAAATTCACATCTGTGGCATTCCTTAACATAaagtatttaatatataaaaattatatattaaatttataatttaatatatatataaaatatatatatatatatattttacagtaaaattttaagttcagttttttatgcattttttgttCCATGATAATACATTAAACTGCCCTCACATATCAGATTCCTGGGTGAAGTTGTAAATGGTGATGTTTCCACTCAGATGATCGGAtctggtgaaaaataaataacttcacaatcaatacaaatatattaattattatatattattatctaTAATTTTGATACAATTTTACCTTGTGATATTGAAAATGGGAACTCCAAGAGTGTAGTTCAGGAACAGAAAACTCAAAGCCCAAACAGAAATCATGTTGGCCATGAAACACCAGCGCTGCATTAAACACCATGAAACACCAAAGTATATATTTCCTTCTCTGTCCATTTAAATCCTCTTCAATCTGTTAATCTGATCTGATATGTTAATGTGTGAGGGATTCCCACAGATCAGAGTAGATTTTGTCCTTGAATAAGACATTAATAAACATTGTTTAAAAGACACACTGTAAGAAAAACAGGTTGAGATCTGCACAAtgctaaatatttttaaagtgaGGACATAAGATTTACTGAGGATCAATAAATCTGTTAGTGTCACAGTGTTGGACAGTAATCATGGGAAAACATTTGCTTTTTGACTAAAGTTCGACATGGACCTGTGTGTTTGTCACATTAAACTGATCAATCTTTTGATTAAAACTGTTTCAGTTCTACGTTTATGAAGTAGAAATAGATggaataatgttttttaaatgattcaAAACAAGGTGGCACTTTATAGCACAGATTTAAGCTGTTCAGTAACAGGTGTAGATGATCCGCGAACATGTAATcttataggggcggtttcccagacagggattagactagccctagactaaaataaatgtaagagctgtcaaaactgaaaacaatttgactgatatatcttaaaatacatcagtgcccttcattttgcctcaaaatgcacacaagaaatgtttttagtaaggcatgtttgtcaaaactagttatatttcctaattaaactaaggcctagtcctggcatcaatctaatccctgtccgtgAAACCATCCCATAGTTTGTAGTTCAAgtcactgtgtagatttttagcagcatctagctGTGAGATtgtaaattgcaaccaatggctcagtctaCAGCTCACCCCTTCATTCgaaacactctaaaaaaaatagtgctaaatagcactaaaagctcgtaatcattggggaaccatttttagtgctatatagcacctatgaagaaccatccgATCCGGGGGTAaaatagcaccactatagcaccaaatatggttctacacatgtgctacataggtgctatatagcacttaaaatggttcccctatgattacgagccagtgaacgacttttagtgctatttagtacccgttgtttttagagtgtatagtgTTCAGCAATGTGACTGACCATCAGATTGTGACACACTGATTTCCAGGAACTATAGGGCCAAAGAGGATGTAAAGTTTTATTATAACTTATATTTATACGCTCCTAACAGTTGTGTAAGAAAAATACTTTGCAAGTGTTGAACTTTAGTTATTTAACTATGTTAAGTCATCAAACAATGGCAAAAGTTTCAGACTTcattacttttaataaactGCAGTTCACATGTCTTCAAGACATAAGttaacacatatttttatgacatcataTTATTAAGGGCTTTTATGCTAAGTATGAAAACTTACAGTCAACtgtaaaatcataaaatatacaaaGCAAACCAAAACTCACAAAATAAGAAATGAAGCCACATCACAACAGAAATTGGCTGACCACTACAGAGGCATTTAACTACTACTATAACTTTTTATAAGAGTTAAGCAATCTGCAGCATTAACATATCGGTTTTTTTTCATATTCAGTCTGCTTTGTAAATTAAGTCATGTTGTGCACTGTAATAGCAAACAAGAGCATTTACTGtacatattttttgtaaaaatacttAGTTTGGGTAAGATTTAAGGAGACCCTTAATCAAGTGGATTACGCAATCCAATATTATCAGCTTTTTACAAATGATAGTTTACACAATAGCTTGAATTCCGAAATAGCATTTTGTTAACCAGCGTTTCTTACTTTAGGAATTAAATAGGtctattaaacaataaaatcaattaatcaccagaaacacacacaacaatTTCCGTTACTTTAAACATAAGAATTAAAAATTACATCACACAACGCCACATTAACAACAGTGGACATAATAACATTATATAATCTTTATAATATGGTTTCCAGCCTCAGCAAGATGGAGAAGAACAAAAGGTAAACCACACGTCATATACAGGTCACTATCAACCGAACCCTCATTTTCTCTGCTCTACCCAAGCCAGATCATGACCCCACAGAGGTAGCTGCTTATCGGAAGTCCTCAGCAGAAAACATGCCTTTGGCCCTGCGCAGGATTGAATCTTTGGAGGCATCGTACGGATGCTCTTTGGAAGGAATCTCCAGCACTGCAGGGATGGACTCCATGTGAGCATCTATGGCATGACGAATCATCTCTGCAATGAACTGGTTGATGAGGATAATGCCAATGTCATTGCGAGCCAGGAAACTCCTGTAAATGAAGAACAGATAAATTCACCTTATGttatgttcctgtagctcaagtGGTGCATtgaaaaggtcatgggtttgaaccagAGAAAGCAGGTAATGATAAAAGCATGCCTTGAGTTAATTTTGAGAAATAGGTTTGTATAACTGTAGTGTATTGTGaataaaaaaacttgaaaaaagGAAACTTTTATATACTAGAAACCTAAGAAAACCTGCACGACGGACAGAAATATTCAGTATTATAAGCCtaaggtttttttttacaattatacatacatataaatacaatttaaatgaCACATGCCCTAACAAAACGATAAGTATTTACATAACTGACTGATGTGTGATTTTAAATGATTCATCTATTTGAAATATCCTACTTGAATGTCTCCTCTATCTCTGTGATGCTAGTGTCCTTCTCCACCACCAAGAAATTGGGCTTTCGGTTTTTATTAAGCTCTCCGACACCACCAAGCAGGAATCCGGTACATGTGTCCTCATCCCCGATAACGGCGATTAATTTCCCTCGTCCAGGCATGACGAGTTCggcttatattttcacaaattaaagaCAGAATGGATGAAATGTTTTCCCGTCCTGCTGGATCATATGCTTATAATCAGCTGACTACTACCGCACTTCCGCTTTGACAAGCGAGTTACGCTCGATGTTCCGACAGCTGACCTGAGAACGGTGCCACTCGCGTTAATGCCTGTAGTCGTAGGCATCGTGATTCTCAGTAAATCTGATCCTGAAACAGATGAGTAATATTTATGGGCAAAACAGCTCTAAATGTTGTGAGAATTGTGTGATTACAGGTCACACTCTAATAATTTTGCTTTaaagataaaatatttaaattttgatgaaaatataaatatatagaaTTAACGTATTTTGCCAATTTACTGGAAGAACGTCTCCACGCAATGTGACGTCATATTCACGCGACGCTTCCTCATCTGTCACGTGAGACGGGAGGTGCAGGAAAACAACAGTCAAACTTCATCTGCACTGCCTAAAATGGTATGTATAAGTTTATTTGGGTgttatttagtgttttataaaaatgtctttaaatatAGAGGGTTTATAACGTACAGTTTCGTTTTATTGCGTACATTTATGGCTagtaaagaaataaaaacattacagttAGTGTGCTGGAAGGCTGTCACTTAATGTTTATTCTACATCTAACGTTACattatctttttattttatgcagACCACGGCTCTGACCCAGGGTTTGGAGAGAATACCCGATCAAATTGGGTATTTGGTTATTAGTGAAGACGGTGTACTCGCGGTGAGTTATGAAACTGTTTAAATGATCAATTTTATGTAATAATATAACAGAGTTCTTGCTGTCTTGAACATTTTAAGTCCTTAAAATATAACTGTAATGAATAAAACCTTAAGTGATACAAATATCTGTAGGTagaggtgagtaaattattgtgTAAATTTGTTGAACAGTCTGCAGGTGAGCTGGAGAATGATGAACACACAGCAGGAGTGATCATGCAGATGGTCAGAACAGCTTGTCGGTTTAGATTACATGGGACAGCAGAGCCTCCTTTCAAACGCATGTCAGGTAAGATACATTCACGTTGTTCAGTCTGGACTTCTACATGATCTCTGAGTGAAAGTCATGAACGTAAAATGTATAATCTTTATTTCTGTGACAAGCACTGTTGACAAAATCTGCTTGGTGCCATCACTTAGTAAATGTCCTGCTGCTATTATGCTTTTGTTCACAGTGATGTTTGAAGACTACGTTTATGCTGTGACCATCTCTGGACAGAAAGTTTTTGTAGTCAAGAGGCAAAACAACCAACGGGAACCTGTTACTGTCTAGTAGAAAGGATAATATGAACTGGTCCTGCAC
The Paramisgurnus dabryanus chromosome 1, PD_genome_1.1, whole genome shotgun sequence genome window above contains:
- the atp6v1f gene encoding V-type proton ATPase subunit F yields the protein MPGRGKLIAVIGDEDTCTGFLLGGVGELNKNRKPNFLVVEKDTSITEIEETFKSFLARNDIGIILINQFIAEMIRHAIDAHMESIPAVLEIPSKEHPYDASKDSILRRAKGMFSAEDFR
- the lamtor4 gene encoding ragulator complex protein LAMTOR4 isoform X2; translated protein: MTTALTQGLERIPDQIGYLVISEDGVLASAGELENDEHTAGVIMQMVRTACRFRLHGTAEPPFKRMSVMFEDYVYAVTISGQKVFVVKRQNNQREPVTV
- the lamtor4 gene encoding ragulator complex protein LAMTOR4 isoform X1; this encodes MQTTALTQGLERIPDQIGYLVISEDGVLASAGELENDEHTAGVIMQMVRTACRFRLHGTAEPPFKRMSVMFEDYVYAVTISGQKVFVVKRQNNQREPVTV